The sequence below is a genomic window from Glycine max cultivar Williams 82 chromosome 20, Glycine_max_v4.0, whole genome shotgun sequence.
GTATTTCAGTCAGTTGTCCTTCAGTTCCTTCCTAAAGCACAAAACATTATTCAACAACCTCACCAATAGCATCAGGACAGCGGTAATAGGACcagtagcaacaacaacaacacaatgACCAACTAGATCACCAGCAAGCAAATGACCAACAACAAGACAATGACCAACAGAGGCACTCTTCTAATGAATATTTTGATTACTGACTTATCAACACTAAATTACcgatgttaaataataaaaatgaaataaataattctacataaatatttcataattaaaaacattttacttagatgaattaaatatttcataattagTTATGACAGACTTTATACCTATTCATGTatctttacattaaaaaaattgtatacgTAATTTCTAGAAGTCATAATACTCTTGTCAATCTATATCATGAGATGCCAATTAAATTCATAAGAAATGAATCTTTTACATTGCATTTTAAGATAACAAAGATCATATGAATTTTTGTACCTATCTCCCTCTCTCTATGTATATGCGtgacatatttaatattttttattaagagaatattcataaaatgataagagaaaaaacttgtacaaaaaaaatgatcattttccGTGCATTTATAAATATGCATGTACTGGTACATTTATAAAGAAGTCAAGTAAAAAATTCTATGAGTGGGCATTCTCCCTTTCCCTGCTTGTTTCCCTGTTATCTTGCTCACTTACAAAACACGAGCCAAGACACAGTACAATGGGACATTTACTGTCAGATTAGCTTTAAGGGTAGGTATAtgagtttaatgtttatatactaattttataaaataattttacagcgacatttaattatatattatcgtttaaattattttaaaatatttatttttaaagttaataaatttatcctacattatgaattataatttgataattatataaaaaaaaatcaatactatTAATGCataatcttttttctctatGTATACGCTAGTAAAGCAACATGTTGTTTggttattcttttctttttataattagatatgtatgatattctatttgatcactttcGTGGGGATGATTTATTTAATGACCTTTGAAACCAAAGCGGAAGGTTTCTATTCTTCATTGATGGCCAGGAAAAGAAGATGCATTTGCATCTTCAGAACCTTTTTTCAATACTACTATATATGATGtggtaattaaaatatagaagGACAATAACTTCATGTTGTGAGTAGGATAAATTTTAGATACTCTCATATTTGTAAAGGTAACAATTGTACAAATAAACCTGTCTCATAATAGATATGATTTTCCATCGTTTAGGTTCAGATAATTGTAAATGTATTTGGTTCATGTTTcctcatatttttgttttctttattttattaataatagttGAGTGTGTTACTGATGATACATAGTGTTTGGAATATCAACCTAATTGGAATCGCAAACATTATTGAGAAGCTGTAGCATgcattttttgtcaaaaaaattacaaataaacttactattatcaactaaattacattttatttgaataaattaattaaataggtgTTTATTTGAATATAAGCTAGATATAATAATCAGCATAACATTTAGATCAATACTTCAAAAAGTCGAATAAAGAAATACGGCATATATGTGGAAAATACGtaatacataaaaatgaaaaatagaactCAATAGTTACTCTACCACACCCTATAGGGGTAGGGATTATGAGGCAAGAATTTTACCGATTATAGTCTAGTTCATGATTCAGCATGCAACCTTTCTAACTTTCtgcattataatataaattaaatgacCCAATTTCAAGGTTGCTTTTCCCATCTTTAATTTCCTGTGTACCTACCTTGCTAGTAGATAGTAGCTTGTTGCTACCTTTGAGCAACTTTAGTTTCATTTCATCTGTGTAcatagaaataaaattcattttgataCGAGGGAAGAGTCAGGGTAGAATATCTATTAATTCTTACTGTTGTGGGTGGAACATGAAgcggattaattaattaattaagctcTTTCTCTTGAAGTGGGTTTGGGATCCATCCGATCTCAAACTGCACTTTAACGTCAGATTCTGTGTCTCTAATTAGCCATTACATAGAATAATGATGCTTCCCCTATGTATCATGATTTACTACTCATATAAGCTTTAAATATTCAGATGAAGTCATTCAACTGTTGTTGCTTCATAAGTAGCAGCTTGGAGGAGATTTGTATGTTTGTCAAACGCTGTTGACAAAGCAGAAACATCAAGCATGGTCCTAATTATGTTACACTAGTATCATATAAGTACATTATGATTTTGGAATGCTCTGCCATGGAGGTGGATCGGTTTGTTTACGAATGGAAGATGATATTACAGAATGAGAAATACTAACAACGCACTCTTCAATACACTTTTTACTTATTGAAAAtcttaaaattgaatttcactccttatttaataaatctcaCCTATCAAtctatataaattttaactaataaaagtgTTGGAAGGAGTAAAAAGTATATTGTTAGCACTCTTGCAAATTCGTCAATCACTATGCCAAATATAGAATAATTTCCTCCCAAAATTTGCcacaaaaaattgaaatctaGATATAAAGTAATTCTTTTATcggtaaatattaattttttagttttagcaATCTTGATTGCCTATTATGTGTGGTCGGTCTATGTAGGTATTCTCTGCATTGGTGACTCTTGCTTGGTCTTTCCCTATAATAAGCTGggcatttttcttattttattttctatatcaCTGTGCTGTGTGAATTTGCAATGCCCCATGATGGTCAGAGGCTAGTTACCACTTCTTATGGCATCCTCTGAAATAGTaaccataatttaaaattaagaagaGAAACAGAACAAATTTATTAAGAgtgtttattttgataaatgtgGCGGCCTGCTGACAACTGAAATGTTTTAAGCTGAGACAAAGCCAGAGAAGTTGAGCAAAACTAGAACAAACATTGCCTTATGCAATGTTGACTATGTGATGTAAATGACAAAGATGGTAACTGCTGAAGttggaaatttaaaattaaaataatactgCAAAGGGAAATCTATGTAATAGTGGCAATAATAGAGGCTCGAAAAGAGTGCATCCATGCATGACCATGAATCATTTGTCAATAGGCATGAAGCTCAAATTAAAGACCATTGGGAGCAGCACTGATCTTGTTATTGTTGGGATCTTGGACAGTACTGTTACCAACAACCACCTCTGAGAGATTCACCTCTTTTGCATTCCTTGCTGCTATTTGCTTCTTCGTAGACTTGTAATAGGTTGCATACAGAATTAGTTGAGCCACAGAAAATGTTGTCCCAATCCCGTTTGGTATCTGACAATTTAGCACAACAGCAAACCAACAGGTTAATTAATTGTAATCCTACACTTGATCCCTTCATAACATATATAATGAAAGTGTGAAATACATATCTTAATTGCTCTATTGAACTATATATAGGCATGAAAGGAAggattaattgttattttgtttttcttacagCAATGAATGGATCAAAAGGGATGAGAGCATAAGTAGTCCAAGACACGCCATTCCCAAAGGATGCTAGAGAGAGGAAAAACGGCATGTATTCAACACTTTTGGTCGTGATGACTAGTTTCTGCAATCATATAAATTAATTGGGATTAGTTCTTCATATCATAAGCCTCAATCACTTTGGTCTCTAACTTTTCACAAATTTATTGGCACTTCAACTTTTATATATTGTCATTTTACAACCAGGAAGAATAAGTAAATGAcgttttgtaagaaaaaatagGGACTAAAGtaactcaaaattataattttagagaTTAATTAGTACACATGAAGAGTTTAATATTATATGCATGAACTAGTTTAGACAATTTTTTAGCTAATTacttataagagaagaaaataggtTGAATTATTACAAgagaagaagataaaataaattaaacttttttattgattaaaatatctatttttttcatcGACAAATATTAATGGTTAATTTTGTTTACAGGAAATGGAAATCAatggtttttttctttcttaatcactcaatcaatcttatatattcttaaaatacGGGGAGAGAAAGATGAGTTAGAGAGATATGAATGATGACTGACCATGACTGACAAGGGTGAAGCATACATGGCAACATTGAAGAGCATGCAAATGGTTCCGACGACGGCAGAGCGCTTCTTGACGGAATGGATGAGAGTGAATGTGACGAAGGTTAGAACGGCGATGAAGACGAGTTCTAAGAAGAGCCAAAGGAAGACCTTGAGCCTCTTGGTACGGTCGGAGTAGAGCAAGAAGAGGGTGACATAGATGATCTCAATGACACACCCTGCACCGTTGATGGTCACCACCAGCAAGCTGTGAGGGTGCACCATGGGGAGGCCATAAAGGGTCCAtaccatgcaattcatcaatGTGGCTAGGTATGGCACTGCTGAGTACTGCTCCACTGATCCTTTCTTCCATATTCGGACAAAAGTTGGCCTGCATATATatgttcattttaattttaataatgcttatgtaaaataattttatgagtaATATAAACAAACATCTGATCATTTTAAATACTCTTTCAACATCTCTCAATTATGTGTATTTATTTCTTCCTATCATAGCATAATTAAACCATATCATACTTATATTCTCTACATGTTAAATAACATAATGAGTAAACATATAACATTTTgtatcatataataaatttattgacttttacactaattatcttaaaagtcatatcaatgataaattgtaattaaataatagtataaattttaaattaaaatataatttttattcccttatttttttaaaaaatttgtgattttagtCCCTTTGATTAATTCCAGAGACTAgttgatgatatatttttttaattctttttttaatgaattaagtttgttattaattaaataatttaaaaaaacatttccatatatataataaataaagttattaaTCAACATTTACAGAACATCTACATCAACGTTTGaaattgattataataattaaaattgtaaattttttaaaagtggaaaacaaaatgtctcaattaaaaaataaaaaaaaatcgtaaactttttaaaaatagaaaattaaatatcttaattaaaaaataagaaggataaaatgaatgaatAGCGACCTAAACATAGAAAGTTAAGAGAGAAATGAAGCTTACACGGGAGACAAGAAGAGGCAGCCCGAGATG
It includes:
- the LOC113000740 gene encoding bidirectional sugar transporter SWEET4, with protein sequence MVTADIARTVVGIIGNIISGCLFLSPVPTFVRIWKKGSVEQYSAVPYLATLMNCMVWTLYGLPMVHPHSLLVVTINGAGCVIEIIYVTLFLLYSDRTKRLKVFLWLFLELVFIAVLTFVTFTLIHSVKKRSAVVGTICMLFNVAMYASPLSVMKLVITTKSVEYMPFFLSLASFGNGVSWTTYALIPFDPFIAIPNGIGTTFSVAQLILYATYYKSTKKQIAARNAKEVNLSEVVVGNSTVQDPNNNKISAAPNGL